The following coding sequences are from one Helicobacter sp. 12S02232-10 window:
- a CDS encoding amino acid ABC transporter permease, with product MEGSFIFEIDTIKRLLEGIFITLYISVISILFSIFCGLAMGFTMAFGSSWIRFICRFYLESIRIIPILAWLFIVYFGFSTFSGLHINGQIASIIVFSLWGTAEMGDLTRGALTSIPKHQSQSAKALGLNDLLIAVFVIFPQAIVRLLPASINLFTRIIKTTSLVALIGVVDLLKVGQQIIEVNILRIPDASFWVYGTIFAIYFFLCYPLSVLSAKLELKYQY from the coding sequence ATGGAAGGTTCTTTTATTTTTGAAATTGATACTATAAAGCGCTTGCTTGAAGGAATTTTTATTACGCTTTATATTTCTGTGATTTCAATTCTTTTTTCGATTTTTTGCGGATTGGCAATGGGTTTTACAATGGCCTTTGGATCTTCTTGGATCAGGTTTATCTGTCGTTTTTATCTTGAAAGCATTCGTATTATTCCCATTTTGGCTTGGCTTTTTATTGTATATTTTGGTTTTTCTACATTTTCGGGTCTTCATATTAATGGACAAATTGCAAGCATTATCGTTTTTAGCTTATGGGGAACAGCCGAAATGGGCGACTTAACAAGAGGGGCTTTGACCTCCATACCCAAACATCAATCCCAAAGTGCAAAAGCTTTAGGATTGAATGATCTTTTAATAGCTGTTTTTGTTATCTTTCCTCAGGCTATTGTGCGTTTATTGCCTGCTAGTATTAACCTATTTACAAGAATAATCAAAACCACTTCTTTGGTAGCGCTGATTGGTGTTGTGGATTTACTCAAAGTCGGACAACAGATTATTGAAGTCAATATTCTACGGATTCCAGATGCAAGTTTTTGGGTATATGGGACGATTTTTGCGATTTATTTTTTTCTTTGTTATCCGCTTTCTGTTTTGAGTGCAAAACTTGAATTAAAATATCAATATTAA
- a CDS encoding amino acid ABC transporter permease, translating to MLDWQFMIDSIPAYVKGLYLTLGISFFGIAFSILIGFFISLILFYQVRFLKNLANFYIEVSRNTPLLIQLFFLYYGLSEIGIVLSAYHCAIVGLAFLGGSYMAESFRSGLNAVSNVQIEAGLSLGLNRFQMIYYVIFPQSLAVSMPSIGANAIFLLKETSVVSAIALADVMFVTKDLIGTYYKTTEALLMLIGAYLIVLLPISALFVALEHYYKKRS from the coding sequence ATGCTGGATTGGCAATTTATGATAGACTCCATACCTGCATACGTTAAGGGTTTATACTTGACTTTGGGTATTTCATTTTTTGGAATTGCTTTTTCTATTTTGATAGGATTTTTTATTTCTTTGATTCTTTTTTATCAGGTAAGATTTTTGAAAAATCTTGCAAATTTCTATATCGAGGTGTCTAGAAACACTCCACTACTGATACAGTTGTTTTTTCTTTATTATGGTTTGAGTGAAATAGGTATTGTGTTGAGTGCTTATCATTGCGCAATTGTGGGTCTGGCTTTTTTAGGTGGGAGCTATATGGCTGAAAGCTTTCGTTCAGGATTGAATGCAGTGAGTAATGTGCAGATAGAAGCGGGTTTAAGTTTGGGATTAAATCGTTTTCAGATGATTTATTATGTTATTTTTCCTCAAAGTTTAGCCGTTTCGATGCCTTCAATAGGTGCAAATGCGATTTTCTTATTAAAAGAAACTTCCGTTGTAAGTGCGATTGCTTTGGCTGATGTGATGTTTGTAACAAAAGATTTGATCGGCACTTATTATAAGACGACTGAAGCTTTGCTTATGCTTATAGGAGCATATTTAATCGTTTTACTCCCAATTTCAGCTTTATTTGTAGCACTTGAGCATTATTACAAAAAGAGATCGTGA
- the gdhA gene encoding NADP-specific glutamate dehydrogenase, translating into MYVDSIIEKVKAKHPSQKEFHQAVGEVLTSLSPAIEKDKKYQKNAILERLVVPDREIYFRVTWVDDQGQVQVNRGYRIEFNSAIGPYKGGLRFHPSVNESIIKFLGFEQIFKNSLTTLAMGGGKGGSDFDPKGKSDGEVMRFCQAFMNELYRHIGAHTDVPAGDIGVGGREIGYLFGQYRKLTNRFEGVLTGKGLNWGGSLVRPEATGYGCVYFAQEMLKERKESLAGKVCTISGSGNVAIYTAEKLYHLGAKPVTVSDSKGMIYDDSGIDVALLKELKEVKRVSLEEYIKFRPQAKYTKVSDYKPGTNGVWNIPCFAAFPSATENEINAKDAETLLQNGCKCVAEGANMPSTLEATDLFLKAKICYGPGKAANAGGVAVSGLEMAQNASMHPWDFEVVDKKLYSIMESIFTNASQTAKEFGDPTNLVLGANIAGFRKVADAMIDQGVL; encoded by the coding sequence ATGTATGTAGATAGTATCATTGAAAAAGTTAAAGCCAAACATCCAAGTCAAAAAGAATTCCATCAGGCGGTTGGAGAAGTTTTAACTTCTCTTTCCCCAGCTATTGAAAAAGATAAAAAATATCAGAAAAATGCAATTTTAGAGCGTTTGGTCGTTCCTGATCGAGAGATTTATTTTCGCGTTACGTGGGTAGATGATCAAGGGCAAGTTCAAGTCAATAGAGGCTATAGAATCGAATTTAATTCTGCAATAGGTCCTTATAAAGGCGGGCTTCGTTTTCATCCTAGTGTCAATGAAAGCATCATTAAATTCTTGGGTTTTGAACAAATATTTAAAAATTCTTTAACAACTTTGGCAATGGGAGGAGGAAAAGGAGGGAGTGATTTTGATCCCAAAGGCAAAAGCGATGGGGAAGTGATGAGATTTTGCCAAGCTTTTATGAATGAATTATACCGTCATATTGGAGCACATACCGATGTACCTGCAGGTGATATTGGGGTTGGAGGGCGTGAAATCGGCTATTTATTTGGTCAATACAGAAAACTCACAAACCGATTTGAAGGAGTATTGACAGGAAAAGGCTTGAATTGGGGAGGTAGCTTGGTAAGACCTGAAGCAACTGGATATGGTTGTGTTTATTTTGCTCAAGAAATGCTCAAAGAACGGAAAGAAAGCCTTGCAGGGAAAGTTTGCACTATTTCAGGGAGCGGAAACGTAGCGATTTATACAGCAGAAAAACTTTATCATTTGGGCGCTAAACCCGTTACTGTAAGCGATTCTAAGGGAATGATTTATGATGATAGCGGTATTGATGTCGCATTGCTCAAAGAACTTAAAGAGGTTAAGAGAGTGAGTTTAGAAGAATATATCAAATTCAGACCTCAGGCTAAATATACAAAAGTCAGTGATTATAAACCTGGAACTAATGGAGTTTGGAATATTCCTTGTTTTGCGGCATTTCCAAGTGCCACAGAAAATGAGATTAACGCCAAAGATGCTGAAACTTTATTGCAAAATGGTTGTAAATGCGTTGCTGAAGGAGCAAATATGCCCTCAACATTAGAAGCGACGGATTTGTTTTTGAAAGCAAAGATTTGCTATGGACCTGGCAAGGCTGCTAATGCCGGAGGTGTTGCAGTCAGTGGATTGGAGATGGCTCAAAATGCAAGTATGCATCCTTGGGATTTTGAAGTCGTGGATAAAAAACTCTATAGTATTATGGAAAGTATTTTTACCAATGCTTCTCAAACAGCTAAAGAGTTTGGCGATCCCACTAATCTTGTTTTAGGAGCAAATATTGCAGGATTTAGAAAAGTTGCAGATGCAATGATTGATCAGGGTGTTTTATAG
- the msrP gene encoding protein-methionine-sulfoxide reductase catalytic subunit MsrP translates to MLIKVKKPCEISENLITPQENYENRRKILKAIGILGIGSVFGIDMLEGLDAKSVKINKNTYPYQTDSNYFQSPLTPYEKATTYNNFYEFGMQKEDPYHRANVLQTNPWSVVIDGEVHSPIKISLEDILKKMQLQERIYHFRCVEAWSMNIPWLGFELGDLLKLVKPKGNAKFVLFETAVQNTMPAIKNPSLGGYIKFPYKEGLRLDEANHKLTILAVGMYGKTLPNQNGAPLRLIVPWKYGFKNIKSIIRITLVEKIPVSTWTSLDSSEYGFYANVNPNVAHPRWSQASERFIGDGFGFNKIPTEMFNGYGEEVGRLYAGMDLRKNY, encoded by the coding sequence ATGTTAATAAAAGTAAAAAAACCTTGTGAAATTTCTGAAAACTTAATCACACCTCAAGAAAACTATGAAAATCGCAGAAAGATACTTAAAGCGATTGGGATTTTAGGAATCGGAAGCGTTTTTGGAATAGATATGCTTGAAGGTTTAGATGCAAAAAGTGTGAAAATAAATAAAAACACCTATCCCTATCAAACGGATTCAAATTATTTTCAAAGCCCTTTGACTCCTTATGAAAAAGCCACTACTTATAATAATTTTTATGAATTTGGTATGCAAAAAGAAGACCCCTATCATCGGGCTAATGTTCTTCAAACAAATCCTTGGAGTGTCGTTATTGATGGGGAGGTACATAGTCCGATAAAAATTTCCTTAGAAGATATTCTTAAAAAAATGCAACTTCAAGAAAGAATCTACCATTTTCGCTGTGTGGAGGCTTGGAGTATGAATATTCCGTGGTTAGGGTTTGAACTTGGCGATTTGCTTAAATTAGTCAAACCCAAAGGAAATGCAAAATTTGTTTTATTTGAGACGGCTGTTCAAAATACAATGCCTGCGATAAAAAATCCTTCTTTAGGAGGCTATATCAAGTTTCCTTATAAAGAGGGATTGAGGCTTGATGAAGCGAACCATAAACTTACAATACTAGCTGTGGGTATGTATGGCAAGACCTTACCTAATCAGAATGGCGCTCCGCTCCGGTTAATAGTGCCTTGGAAATACGGATTTAAAAATATCAAATCAATCATTAGAATAACTTTGGTTGAAAAAATACCAGTTTCTACTTGGACGAGCTTGGATAGTTCTGAATATGGATTTTATGCTAATGTCAATCCTAATGTTGCCCATCCTAGATGGTCACAAGCAAGCGAGCGTTTTATTGGGGATGGATTTGGCTTTAACAAAATCCCTACAGAAATGTTTAACGGGTATGGGGAGGAAGTTGGGAGACTTTATGCGGGGATGGATTTGAGGAAAAATTATTGA
- the prfB gene encoding peptide chain release factor 2 has product MDSYEYGELLKELKNKCENIAKIIKPQDLQARLKNILQTQQNPEFWNDAKKAGEISKEKAKIERMLQTYEQAKSSIEDALELFDLASSDADTTTLELLFMEASSLESKIKKVEIEVMLSGENDSANAIVTIQPGAGGTESQDWGSILYRMYLRWAERRGFKAEILDYQDGEEAGIKGVAFLIKGENAYGYMKSENGVHRLVRISPFDANAKRHTSFASVQVSPELDDSIDIVIEEKDLRIDTYRASGAGGQHVNKTESAIRITHLPTGIVVQCQNDRSQHKNKATALKMLKSKLYELELEKQNTASANEEKSEIGWGHQIRSYVLAPYQQVKDARSATAYSNVEAILDGDLDDIIEGVLVSKA; this is encoded by the coding sequence ATGGATTCATACGAATACGGCGAATTACTCAAAGAATTGAAAAATAAATGCGAAAATATAGCCAAAATCATTAAGCCTCAAGACCTGCAAGCAAGATTAAAAAATATCTTACAAACCCAGCAAAATCCAGAATTTTGGAACGATGCCAAAAAGGCAGGTGAAATCAGTAAAGAAAAAGCAAAAATCGAACGGATGCTTCAAACTTATGAGCAGGCAAAATCCTCCATAGAAGATGCTCTTGAGCTTTTTGATCTTGCATCTTCAGATGCAGACACAACAACTTTAGAATTGCTTTTTATGGAGGCTTCAAGTTTAGAATCAAAGATTAAAAAAGTTGAGATAGAAGTGATGTTAAGCGGAGAAAACGATAGTGCAAATGCAATTGTAACGATACAGCCTGGTGCAGGTGGCACAGAAAGTCAAGATTGGGGCAGTATTTTGTACCGTATGTATCTTAGATGGGCGGAACGCAGAGGTTTTAAAGCAGAAATTCTTGATTACCAAGATGGCGAGGAGGCTGGAATTAAGGGTGTTGCTTTCCTTATTAAAGGTGAAAATGCCTATGGTTATATGAAAAGTGAAAATGGCGTACATCGTCTTGTGCGCATTTCTCCTTTTGATGCCAATGCCAAACGCCATACAAGCTTTGCAAGCGTTCAGGTAAGCCCAGAACTTGATGATAGTATTGATATTGTCATAGAAGAAAAAGATCTTAGAATTGATACTTACAGGGCAAGCGGAGCAGGTGGGCAACACGTCAATAAAACAGAATCTGCCATACGCATTACACATTTGCCCACAGGTATCGTCGTGCAATGCCAAAATGACAGGAGCCAACACAAAAACAAAGCAACGGCTTTAAAAATGCTAAAATCTAAACTTTATGAGTTAGAGCTTGAAAAACAAAATACCGCAAGTGCCAACGAAGAAAAAAGTGAGATCGGTTGGGGCCATCAAATTAGAAGCTATGTGCTTGCTCCCTATCAGCAAGTCAAAGATGCTAGAAGCGCTACAGCTTACAGTAATGTAGAAGCAATTCTTGATGGCGACCTCGATGATATTATCGAGGGGGTTTTGGTATCAAAAGCTTGA
- a CDS encoding chemotaxis protein — protein sequence MTQEELDALIMSENSSLEENATTSEEISNDVSQPKEQDLQKTDDDLSAAFVDPKNYKVEANKKWPPPPPTDDHKVVHQLDDVTKDSEVKATQIFDQLDHIGANAEKIIKSIKPLNQYLKNHSEIFKKLSQKFPNVEVFKTSLEETEEILKTINSINDDANDCVDASMQAMDIMQFQDIHRQKIERVINVMRALAQYMNSLFEGKIDDSKRVSSAVYIAGDDKEDMASEDDIEALIASFGKK from the coding sequence ATGACCCAAGAAGAATTAGACGCTTTGATAATGTCGGAAAATTCGAGTTTAGAAGAGAATGCCACAACTAGTGAAGAAATCTCTAATGATGTTTCTCAACCCAAAGAACAAGATTTGCAAAAAACTGATGATGACCTGAGTGCAGCTTTTGTTGATCCTAAAAATTACAAGGTCGAAGCAAATAAAAAATGGCCTCCTCCTCCACCTACAGACGACCATAAAGTCGTTCATCAGCTTGATGATGTCACAAAAGATTCCGAAGTGAAAGCAACTCAAATTTTTGACCAACTTGATCATATTGGAGCGAATGCAGAAAAAATCATAAAATCCATCAAGCCTTTAAATCAATATCTAAAAAATCATTCCGAAATTTTTAAAAAATTATCACAAAAATTCCCGAATGTAGAAGTTTTTAAAACATCTTTAGAAGAAACAGAAGAAATCTTAAAAACAATAAATTCCATTAATGATGACGCTAATGATTGTGTCGATGCATCAATGCAAGCGATGGATATTATGCAGTTTCAAGATATCCATCGTCAAAAAATTGAACGTGTCATCAATGTGATGAGGGCTTTGGCTCAATATATGAATTCTCTCTTTGAAGGCAAGATTGATGACTCTAAACGCGTAAGTTCTGCCGTTTATATTGCTGGAGACGACAAAGAAGATATGGCAAGTGAAGATGATATTGAGGCATTGATCGCATCATTTGGTAAAAAATAA
- a CDS encoding peptidase U32 family protein, whose amino-acid sequence MPNISSKKVQLLSPAGNLTKLKIALNYGADAVYGGVSHFSLRNRAGKDFDLETFKEGIDYAHSLGKKVFVTINGFPFNSQLKLLEDHIIKMTELNPDAFIVATPGVVKLSKKIAPHIPIHLSTQANVLNVLDAEVFYEMGVKRIVAARELSLSDAVQIKKYLPDLEIEIFVHGSMCFAFSGRCLISALQNGRVPNRGSCANDCRFDYEYYVKNPENGVMMRLEEEEGIGTHIFNAKDLNLASQIAQILDSGAIDALKIEGRTKSTYYAGLTARTYRMAIEDYYNNEQNPSLYQNELHTLKNRGFTDGYIVRRPFERLDTQNHQTAISEGDYQVNGEIDESGEYFLCKYTTEIGKTYEIVAPLESKIKSVFNDIGKIYEYNGKHYLCLNKIILKNDKELDAIHSGNINPVRLPHKLPAYSFLRIKTNQRN is encoded by the coding sequence ATGCCAAATATTTCCTCCAAAAAAGTTCAACTTCTTTCCCCTGCAGGGAATCTGACAAAATTAAAAATCGCTTTAAATTATGGTGCTGACGCAGTTTATGGAGGAGTCAGCCATTTTTCTTTGAGAAACAGAGCGGGTAAAGATTTTGACTTAGAAACTTTCAAAGAGGGGATTGATTATGCTCACTCTTTGGGTAAAAAGGTATTTGTCACTATCAATGGTTTTCCATTCAATTCCCAACTCAAACTTTTAGAAGACCACATTATTAAAATGACAGAATTAAACCCCGATGCTTTCATTGTTGCAACTCCTGGCGTTGTAAAGTTGAGTAAAAAAATTGCCCCGCACATTCCTATCCATCTTTCTACGCAAGCAAACGTGCTAAACGTTTTGGACGCTGAGGTATTTTATGAAATGGGTGTCAAAAGAATCGTTGCGGCAAGAGAATTAAGTTTGAGCGATGCTGTACAAATCAAAAAATATTTGCCCGATCTTGAAATTGAAATTTTTGTGCATGGCAGTATGTGTTTTGCATTTTCAGGCAGGTGTCTCATATCTGCACTTCAAAACGGAAGAGTTCCTAATCGCGGAAGTTGTGCAAATGATTGCAGGTTTGATTATGAATATTATGTGAAAAATCCTGAAAATGGCGTTATGATGAGACTTGAAGAAGAGGAAGGCATTGGTACACACATCTTTAATGCCAAAGATCTCAACCTTGCAAGCCAAATCGCTCAGATTTTAGACTCTGGTGCGATTGATGCCCTAAAAATTGAAGGCCGTACAAAATCAACTTATTACGCCGGACTCACTGCTAGAACTTATAGAATGGCAATAGAAGATTATTACAACAATGAACAAAATCCATCGCTTTATCAAAATGAATTGCACACGCTTAAAAATCGTGGTTTCACCGATGGCTATATCGTTAGACGCCCTTTTGAAAGGCTTGATACCCAAAACCATCAAACCGCTATTAGTGAGGGAGATTATCAAGTTAATGGAGAAATCGATGAGAGCGGAGAATATTTTTTATGCAAATACACGACTGAAATAGGAAAAACTTACGAAATCGTTGCACCCCTAGAGAGCAAAATCAAATCTGTTTTTAATGATATCGGTAAAATCTATGAATACAATGGAAAACATTATCTCTGTCTCAATAAAATCATCTTGAAAAATGATAAAGAATTGGATGCAATTCACAGTGGCAATATCAATCCTGTAAGGCTACCTCATAAATTACCTGCATATAGTTTTTTAAGAATCAAAACAAACCAAAGGAACTAA
- the purE gene encoding 5-(carboxyamino)imidazole ribonucleotide mutase: protein MDFVSIIMGSKSDWGVMSECVEIFKRFDIKYEVIISSAHRSPDRTRQYVEEAQKKGAQVFIAAAGMAAHLAGAIAAQTCRPVIGVPLSGGALDGLDALLSTVQMPAGMPVGTLAIGKAGAINAAYMALQILSLKNNELYDKLIKDRALKAKKLESDSQEIEVRIS, encoded by the coding sequence ATGGATTTTGTATCAATCATTATGGGAAGTAAAAGCGATTGGGGAGTTATGAGCGAATGTGTCGAAATCTTTAAACGTTTTGATATTAAGTATGAAGTCATTATCAGTTCGGCCCACAGAAGTCCAGACAGAACAAGGCAGTATGTTGAAGAAGCTCAAAAAAAAGGTGCACAAGTCTTTATCGCAGCAGCAGGAATGGCAGCTCATCTTGCAGGAGCAATAGCAGCTCAAACTTGCAGACCTGTAATCGGTGTCCCTTTAAGTGGAGGAGCTTTAGATGGTTTAGATGCTTTGCTTTCTACTGTTCAAATGCCAGCAGGTATGCCTGTAGGAACTCTTGCTATTGGCAAAGCCGGAGCAATTAACGCTGCTTATATGGCACTCCAAATCCTTAGCCTAAAAAATAATGAACTTTATGATAAATTGATTAAAGATAGGGCTTTAAAAGCCAAAAAGCTTGAATCTGATTCCCAAGAAATAGAGGTTAGAATTTCTTAA